The Candidatus Dadabacteria bacterium sequence TCCCTCACAAATGAAGAGTTGTATCTTGCCCTGAAAATGTCCGAAGAGTTCGGGTTTTCGCGCCTCGCGTGCAATGCGGGCGAACCCGGCGGGGGCGGCGGAGAAAAGAAATTCGGCCTGATAAGCCCCGACCCGTTTCCCAACAGCGCGGGCGCGCGCGACCTCGGAATCGCCTGCGGCGCGGCGGAGGTCGGGGAAATCATCTCCGGTTTGCTTTCCGGGGAGTTGGATTCGCTTTTTGTCATTCAAACGGACCTGACCGCTTTCGGGGATGCGGCGGCAATAGGGCGCGCGCTGGAAAACCTGTCTTTCCTCGCCGTGCTGGACACGCGCCTGACCGCCACGGGCAGGCTTGCCGGCCTGCTGCTTCCGGGCGCGACTCCTTATGAAAAGGACGGGACTTTCACAAACGACCGGGGCAGGGTGCAGAGGATAAGAAAGGCGATTGACCCGCCCGGCGAAGCAAAGCCGGAATGGGAGGCGCTGAAACTGCTGTGCGCCTCAAAACCGGAGCAGTTTTTTCACAATTCGCCCGCGGAAATTATGGGGGAAATATCGGCGCGGTTCAAACCGTATGAGGCGATGGACTACGATTTGATTGATTTTCTCGGAGTCGGAAGGAAGGGAGATGTCAGCGGACAGCCGTCTGTTTGAACTGGCGCTTGCCGCGGTCAAGTCCGTGGTTCTGATTGCCGCCGTGCTGCCCGCCGTCGCCTACCTGACTTATGCGGAAAGGCGCGTCAGCGCGCTGATTCAAGACCGCCTCGGCCCCAACAGGGTGGGGCCCATGGGATTGCTCCAGCCGCTTGCGGACGGGGTTAAGTTTCTGTTCAAGGAAGACACCGTCCCCGCAGGGGCAAACAAGGTTATTTATTCGGTCGCCCCCGCGTTTTCGTTTGTTACCGCAATCGCGGCGCTCGCCGTTGTTCCCGTGGGGAGGGGTTTTGAGACCGACCTGATGGGTCTTTTGTCCTCCCCCGTGTTTATAACCTTTCAGGTTGCCGACCTTGACGCGGGCGCGCTCTATGTTTTTGCCGTGAGTTCGCTCAGTGTTTACGGCGTTATCCTCGGCGGATGGGCTTCAAACAGCAAATACTCGCTCATCGGCGGCATCAGGGGAATATCTCAGATGATAAGTTACGAACTCGCGCTGGCGCTTTCAGTCATCGGGGTTTTTGCGCTTGTCGGCTCGCTCAGGCTGACGGACATAATTGAGTATCAGAGCAGGGTCTGGCTGCTGTTTCCGCAGTTCATCGGTTTTGTGGTTTTCCTCATCGCGTCTTTTGCCGAAACCAACCGCCTTCCGTTTGATGTTCCCGAAGCCGAGACGGAGATAGTGGGCGGCTACCACACGGAATACAGCGGGATGAAATTTGCAATGTTCTTCCTCGCCGAATACACGCACATGATAGTGGCGTCGTGTCTTATAACGGCTCTGTATCTCGGCGGCTGGCATCCGCTGCCGTTTATCGGCTGGGGCGGGATTGACATAGACACGCATTGGTATCTGCCGCCGCTGGTGTTTCTCGGAAAGGTGGCGGCGATGCTGTTTTTCTTCATGTGGATCAGGTGGACGCTGCCGCGTTTCCGCTCGGATCAGGTGATGAAATTCGGTTGGAAGGTTCTGCTGCCGCTTGCGGTCGCCAACACGGCGGCAACGGCGGTTTTTGCGGCTTTTTGAGGGCGGCGCTTTTGAGCAGGATAGCCGTAATCGGGGCGGGGGCTGTCGGTCTTTACTACGGCGCGCGGCTGGCGCAGGCCGGAAACGAGGTTCATTTTCTTGCCCGCAGAGACTACGGCGCCCTGTCTTCGGGCGGGCTGACGGTTGAGAGCAAAGACGGCGGTTTCAGGCTCGGCAAGCCGCTTGTTCACCGCAACAGCGCGGACATCGGCGTTGTTGACTGGGTTGTGTGCGCCCTGAAGGCGACCGCCGCGTCCGCCGCGCGCGACCTTGTTCTTCCCGTTGCGGACGGGCGGACGCGCCTGCTGGTTCTTATGAACGGCATCGGTCTTGAGGAGCGGTTTTCGGAATGGTTTGACCCTGAAAGAATCTTCACCGGCATCGCGTTCACCTGCATAAACAGGGGCGAGCCCGGAACGGTTCGCCACCTTGACTACGGCGCGGTTACGGTCGCCCATTTTCTCAATTCCGCCGGGCGCATAAAAGAGGCGCTCTCCCTTTGGGACGGGGCGAAGGTGGAGGTCAAAGCGGCGGAAAATTTCCTTCTTACGCGCTGGATTAAGCAGTGCTGGAACGTTCCGTTCAACGGGCTTGGGGTTGTGTGCGGCGGCGCGACAACGCAAACAATACTGGCAAGCCCCGCGCTGCGGGCGGAAGTCGGGAGCATACAGCGCGAGGTTGCGGAGATTGCAAACGCCGATTTGCGCGCGGCGGGAAGCCCCGACCGCATAGACGCGGACAGAACCGTCCGCGAGATGATGGAGTTCACCGAACGGATGGAGGATTACCGCTCAAGCACGATATTGGATTTTCTCTCCGGCGCGCCGATGGAGATAGACGCCATATTTTCCGAGACCGCGCGGCGCGCGGAAAAGCACGGGATTGCCGCCCCGCGCGCAACCCTTCTCGCCGCCGTTCTGGAAGCGATTGATGCTTCGCGCCGTTCCGCTTCTTAAGTGCGCCGGGTTGTTTGATTGGTTATCGGCTGATAAGTTTCTGGAAGCCATGCCGGAGATAACAAGATTTTATGGAATAGTAAGAAAGTTGTTTTTCGGAGACCACCCGCCGCCGCACTTTCATGCGGTCTATGGAGAATATGTCGGACTGTTTGATATTGATACACTTGAGATGATAGAAGGGGATATGCCCGGGAGGGCGAAATCTCTGATTGTTGAGTGGGGTCTCATAAACAAAGCCGAGTTGAAAAAGATGTGGGAAAGTCAGGAGTTTCGTAAATTGCCGCCCCTTGAGTGAGAACATGAAACATCCGAGAATCAAATCGGCGAAAGCCGCTGACGGTTACACTCTTATTGTTGAGTTTGACAATGACCGCAGGAAAAAGTACGACATTGCCCCCCTGCTTGAAAGGGAAATGTTCTCC is a genomic window containing:
- a CDS encoding DUF4160 domain-containing protein; the encoded protein is MPEITRFYGIVRKLFFGDHPPPHFHAVYGEYVGLFDIDTLEMIEGDMPGRAKSLIVEWGLINKAELKKMWESQEFRKLPPLE
- the nuoH gene encoding NADH-quinone oxidoreductase subunit NuoH; the protein is MSADSRLFELALAAVKSVVLIAAVLPAVAYLTYAERRVSALIQDRLGPNRVGPMGLLQPLADGVKFLFKEDTVPAGANKVIYSVAPAFSFVTAIAALAVVPVGRGFETDLMGLLSSPVFITFQVADLDAGALYVFAVSSLSVYGVILGGWASNSKYSLIGGIRGISQMISYELALALSVIGVFALVGSLRLTDIIEYQSRVWLLFPQFIGFVVFLIASFAETNRLPFDVPEAETEIVGGYHTEYSGMKFAMFFLAEYTHMIVASCLITALYLGGWHPLPFIGWGGIDIDTHWYLPPLVFLGKVAAMLFFFMWIRWTLPRFRSDQVMKFGWKVLLPLAVANTAATAVFAAF
- a CDS encoding 2-dehydropantoate 2-reductase yields the protein MSRIAVIGAGAVGLYYGARLAQAGNEVHFLARRDYGALSSGGLTVESKDGGFRLGKPLVHRNSADIGVVDWVVCALKATAASAARDLVLPVADGRTRLLVLMNGIGLEERFSEWFDPERIFTGIAFTCINRGEPGTVRHLDYGAVTVAHFLNSAGRIKEALSLWDGAKVEVKAAENFLLTRWIKQCWNVPFNGLGVVCGGATTQTILASPALRAEVGSIQREVAEIANADLRAAGSPDRIDADRTVREMMEFTERMEDYRSSTILDFLSGAPMEIDAIFSETARRAEKHGIAAPRATLLAAVLEAIDASRRSAS